A segment of the Prochlorococcus sp. RS04 genome:
CTATATTGATAGGAATAATGAAAGAAACAAGTCCCAAATCAAATAATGGAACAATTTTGGATATAAATGAATCATTTAAAATTGAATTTGATCCTATCAGCGATGCGTTAGCAGCTATAAGAAATGGAGAATGCATTATTGTTGTAGATGATGAAAGAAGAGAAAATGAAGGAGATTTAATATGTGCAGCGCAGTTTGCAACTCCACAACAAATTAATTTTATGGCTACTGAGGGACGTGGTCTTATATGCCTAGCTATGCAAGGAGAAAAGCTTGATTCTTTAGAGTTACCATTGATGGTAGATAGAAATACAGATGAAAACCAAACAGCTTTTACGATATCAATTGATGCTGGACCTGAAAACAATGTTACTACAGGAATTTCCGCTGAAGACAGGGCAAAGACAATTCAAGTTGCTATAAACCCAAATACAAAACCTGATGATTTAAGGAGGCCAGGACATATTTTCCCATTAAGAGCTAAAAAAGGTGGAGTTTTAAAAAGGGCAGGTCATACCGAAGCAGCAGTAGATATTGCGGCAATGTCAGGTCTTTACCCTGCTGGAGTTATTTGCGAAATACAAAATCCTGACGGTTCCATGTCAAGACTTCCACAACTTAAAGAGTATGCAAAACAGTGGGGAATGAAATTAATATCCATAGCTGATTTAATAAGTTATCGGTTTCAAAATGAGAGATTTGTATTTAGAAAATCCGATGCTGTACTTCCAAGTATTTTTGGTAATTTCAAAGCTTATGGATATGTTAATGAACTTGATGGTTCAGAGCATGTTGCATTAGTTAAACAAAAATCATCAAAATTAAGCGAGCCTGTACTAGTAAGAATGCATTCAGAGTGCTTAACAGGCGATGCTTTTGGATCTTTACGTTGTGATTGCAGACCCCAGTTAGAGGCTGCTTTATCAAGGATAGAAAAGGAGGAAGAAGGAGTTGTTGTTTACTTGAGACAAGAAGGTAGAGGTATTGGTCTAATAAATAAATTAAAAGCTTATAGTCTACAGGATGGTGGATTAGATACTGTAGAAGCTAATGAAAGATTAGGTTTTCCAGCTGATCTCAGAAATTATGGAGTAGGTGCGCAGATATTAACTGATCTAGGTATAAAAAAACTGAAATTACTTACAAACAATCCTAGAAAGATTGCTGGATTAGGTGGATATGGAATAGAGGTTATTGAGAGAGTACCATTAGTAATTTGTCCAAATGATAATAATGCAGAATATTTGAGTGTAAAAAAAACGAAGTTGGGCCACATGATTGATGAAGATAATCCTAATTCCAGGAATATCGATCCATTTATATCAATTTTTCTTGATGGGAAATATAAATCTATTGATCTAGTTCCAATAAAAAATAAAGTTATTAAATTCTGTAGTGATATGAACATTAATATTAAACTAGAAAGTACTCCAAGGTTATTGGCTTTTTGGAATCG
Coding sequences within it:
- the ribBA gene encoding bifunctional 3,4-dihydroxy-2-butanone-4-phosphate synthase/GTP cyclohydrolase II, which encodes MKETSPKSNNGTILDINESFKIEFDPISDALAAIRNGECIIVVDDERRENEGDLICAAQFATPQQINFMATEGRGLICLAMQGEKLDSLELPLMVDRNTDENQTAFTISIDAGPENNVTTGISAEDRAKTIQVAINPNTKPDDLRRPGHIFPLRAKKGGVLKRAGHTEAAVDIAAMSGLYPAGVICEIQNPDGSMSRLPQLKEYAKQWGMKLISIADLISYRFQNERFVFRKSDAVLPSIFGNFKAYGYVNELDGSEHVALVKQKSSKLSEPVLVRMHSECLTGDAFGSLRCDCRPQLEAALSRIEKEEEGVVVYLRQEGRGIGLINKLKAYSLQDGGLDTVEANERLGFPADLRNYGVGAQILTDLGIKKLKLLTNNPRKIAGLGGYGIEVIERVPLVICPNDNNAEYLSVKKTKLGHMIDEDNPNSRNIDPFISIFLDGKYKSIDLVPIKNKVIKFCSDMNINIKLESTPRLLAFWNRPKLVWRILHDQNRTNSNITDEEIKNIELFIQFLSNYENSTKIGIIVSRNIEQALHPKSSIKLINTKFTINNEILYSSTRKFNLDKETFSIVFEG